The following are encoded together in the Kribbella voronezhensis genome:
- a CDS encoding carbohydrate ABC transporter permease, producing the protein MRPRDRATGGGVTRVVGRVIGKQPIGTAFVTPYVVFLAAVFAYPLGFAVYMSFHDYFFAAPGAIVDRPWVGFANYATVLSDPAVRRSFANVGIFLLINVPLTVVLSLLLAWSLNAAIRWRGFFRVSYYVPYVTASVAVVGVWLFLFNSDGLVNSVLGPLAPDPSWLVNSKLAMPTVAIYVTWKQLGFFILLYLAALQNVSKDLYEAASMDGAGRWKSFRNVTVPGVRPATTLVVLLATVTGANLFTEPYLLTGGGGPDGASASPVLIMYQRGIEQGNPDVGSAIGVLLVIGVLILALVQRRLLDRES; encoded by the coding sequence ATGAGGCCGCGCGACCGGGCGACCGGCGGCGGCGTCACCCGGGTGGTCGGCCGGGTGATCGGCAAGCAGCCGATCGGGACGGCCTTCGTCACGCCGTACGTCGTGTTCCTGGCGGCCGTGTTCGCCTATCCGCTCGGGTTCGCGGTCTACATGTCCTTCCACGACTACTTCTTCGCGGCGCCGGGCGCGATCGTGGATCGGCCGTGGGTGGGGTTCGCGAACTACGCGACCGTGCTGTCGGACCCGGCGGTCCGCAGGTCGTTCGCGAACGTCGGGATCTTCCTGCTGATCAACGTGCCGCTGACCGTGGTGCTCTCGTTGCTACTGGCCTGGTCGCTGAACGCAGCCATCCGGTGGCGCGGGTTCTTCCGGGTCAGCTACTACGTCCCGTACGTAACGGCTTCGGTGGCCGTGGTCGGTGTGTGGTTGTTCCTGTTCAACTCCGACGGTCTGGTGAACTCTGTGCTGGGGCCGCTGGCTCCTGATCCGTCGTGGCTGGTGAACTCTAAGCTGGCCATGCCGACCGTGGCGATCTACGTCACCTGGAAGCAACTCGGCTTCTTCATCCTGCTCTACCTGGCCGCGTTGCAGAACGTGTCGAAGGACCTGTACGAGGCGGCGTCGATGGACGGCGCCGGGCGGTGGAAGTCGTTCCGCAACGTGACTGTGCCAGGGGTCCGGCCGGCCACGACGCTGGTGGTGCTGCTGGCCACCGTGACCGGAGCGAACCTGTTCACCGAGCCGTACCTGCTGACCGGTGGCGGTGGTCCGGACGGAGCGTCCGCCTCGCCGGTGCTGATCATGTACCAGCGCGGGATCGAGCAGGGGAATCCCGACGTCGGCTCGGCGATCGGCGTACTGCTGGTGATCGGCGTGCTGATCCTGGCGCTGGTCCAGCGCCGGCTACTGGATCGGGAGAGCTGA
- a CDS encoding carbohydrate ABC transporter permease — translation MKKLPFSPWHFVLAPLALLFALPLIWLLVSSVMSNAEINKFPPALWPSGIKLDGYRFVLGNALFPRWFLNSFIVSAVAVTANLVFGSLGGYAFARMRFAGSRLLLGLMLATMVIPFQLTMIPTFLVMKDLGLIDTLGALIVPSLVTPFSVFLFRQFFVTLPRELEEAAWIDGCGRLRILVSVVLPLARPALSTVAVLTFLSTWNDLTWPLIAINHDSNYTLQLGLTTFQGQHHTQWAAVMAGNVITVLPVLLGFLLAQKAFIRSLAATGLKG, via the coding sequence ATGAAGAAGCTGCCGTTCAGCCCGTGGCACTTCGTCCTGGCTCCGCTGGCGTTGCTGTTCGCGCTGCCGTTGATCTGGTTGCTGGTCAGCTCGGTGATGAGCAATGCGGAGATCAACAAGTTCCCACCGGCGCTGTGGCCGTCGGGGATCAAGCTGGACGGCTACCGGTTCGTGCTCGGGAACGCCTTGTTTCCCCGGTGGTTCCTGAACTCGTTCATCGTCTCGGCCGTCGCGGTGACGGCGAACCTGGTGTTCGGCTCGCTCGGCGGGTACGCGTTCGCGCGGATGCGCTTCGCGGGCTCGCGGCTGCTGCTCGGGCTGATGCTCGCGACGATGGTGATCCCGTTCCAGCTCACGATGATCCCGACCTTCCTGGTGATGAAGGATCTCGGCCTGATCGACACCCTCGGCGCATTGATCGTGCCTTCGCTGGTGACGCCGTTCTCGGTGTTCCTGTTCCGCCAGTTCTTCGTCACGCTGCCGCGCGAACTGGAGGAGGCAGCCTGGATCGACGGCTGCGGCCGGCTCCGGATCCTGGTCTCCGTCGTCCTCCCGCTCGCCCGGCCCGCGCTCAGCACGGTCGCGGTCCTGACGTTCCTGAGCACCTGGAACGACCTGACCTGGCCGCTGATCGCGATCAACCATGACTCGAACTACACCCTCCAGCTCGGACTGACCACCTTCCAGGGCCAGCACCACACCCAATGGGCGGCCGTGATGGCGGGCAACGTCATCACCGTGCTGCCGGTGCTGCTCGGCTTCCTGCTGGCCCAGAAGGCGTTCATCCGCTCGCTGGCCGCTACCGGACTCAAAGGCTGA
- a CDS encoding LacI family DNA-binding transcriptional regulator — MSKERPTIADVATRAGVSKGAVSFALNGRPGLARTTVDRILAAADELGWRPSSRARSLSVSKAFALGLVITRDPAVLSSDPFFPAFIAGVESVLAPRGQALVLQVVTAGEDEAAGYRRLAQDGRVDGVFLSDLRHEDPRIELLVELGLPAVTLNRPVGSSPFPAVCLDDRPGTVAVVEHLLQLGHRRIAHVAGPPAFVHATARSQAFTETLAAAGLEPIGVEVSDFTAAGGTEATRRLLALPEPPTAIVYANDRMAIAGIGAAHQAGLTVPDDLSVAGFDDSELAEFVHPALTTVRADPFAFGATAATTLIQSIDGDGDVADVELPPAQLVVRGSTALLEE; from the coding sequence ATGAGCAAGGAACGGCCGACCATCGCGGACGTGGCCACCCGGGCAGGCGTGTCCAAGGGTGCTGTCTCGTTCGCCCTGAACGGCCGTCCGGGCCTGGCCCGGACGACGGTCGACCGGATCCTCGCCGCCGCCGACGAGCTCGGCTGGCGGCCCAGCAGCCGGGCTCGCTCGCTGTCGGTCTCGAAGGCGTTCGCGCTCGGCCTGGTGATCACCCGGGACCCGGCCGTGCTGTCGTCGGACCCGTTCTTCCCGGCCTTCATCGCCGGGGTGGAGAGTGTGCTGGCGCCGCGCGGGCAGGCTCTCGTCCTGCAGGTCGTGACGGCCGGCGAGGACGAGGCGGCCGGGTATCGCAGGCTCGCTCAGGACGGCCGGGTCGACGGTGTCTTCCTGTCCGACCTCCGGCACGAGGACCCCAGGATCGAGCTGCTGGTGGAGCTCGGCCTGCCCGCCGTCACGCTGAACCGTCCGGTCGGTTCCTCGCCCTTCCCGGCGGTCTGCCTCGACGACCGCCCGGGCACGGTCGCCGTCGTGGAGCACCTGCTCCAGCTCGGGCATCGGCGGATCGCCCACGTAGCCGGGCCGCCGGCCTTCGTGCACGCGACCGCCCGCTCACAAGCCTTCACCGAGACCCTGGCCGCGGCCGGGCTCGAGCCGATCGGGGTCGAGGTCAGTGACTTCACCGCCGCCGGCGGAACCGAGGCCACCCGCCGGCTGCTCGCCCTTCCCGAACCGCCGACCGCGATCGTCTACGCCAACGACCGGATGGCGATCGCGGGCATCGGGGCGGCCCACCAGGCCGGCCTGACCGTGCCCGACGACCTCAGCGTCGCCGGCTTCGACGACAGCGAACTCGCCGAGTTCGTCCATCCCGCGTTGACCACCGTGCGCGCCGATCCGTTCGCCTTCGGCGCCACCGCGGCCACCACCTTGATCCAGTCGATCGACGGCGACGGTGACGTCGCCGATGTGGAACTCCCACCGGCCCAACTGGTCGTCCGGGGCTCCACGGCTCTTTTGGAGGAGTAA
- a CDS encoding endo alpha-1,4 polygalactosaminidase → MSESRPLSRRLLLAGLAAALALTALVSVLSRNDASAAATLPPTHAKFDYQIGGAYKPPSGVQVVTRDRTAAPAAGLYNICYVNAFQVQPGEQSQWDSDLLLRDAQGNVVIDEDWGEALLDIRTTAKQTRIAAKVNGWIDGCAAKGYQGIEPDNYDSYSRSKNLITTGQAKAYLKLLATHAHTKNLAIAQKNTVELAGSRQSVGLDFAVAEECGQYDECGDYTAAFGNNVIVIEYTDSGRKKACSGFGTRLSIVQRDVDVSVPGDSGYVRKTC, encoded by the coding sequence GTGTCCGAATCTCGCCCGCTCTCCCGCCGCCTGCTGCTCGCCGGTCTCGCTGCCGCCCTGGCACTGACGGCCCTCGTCTCGGTGCTCAGCCGCAACGACGCCTCGGCAGCCGCCACCCTCCCGCCGACCCACGCCAAGTTCGACTACCAGATCGGCGGCGCCTACAAGCCACCGTCGGGCGTCCAGGTCGTCACCCGCGACCGGACCGCCGCACCCGCTGCCGGCCTCTACAACATCTGTTACGTCAACGCCTTCCAGGTCCAGCCCGGTGAGCAGAGCCAGTGGGACTCCGACCTGCTGCTGCGCGACGCCCAGGGCAACGTCGTGATCGACGAGGACTGGGGCGAGGCGCTCCTGGACATCCGCACCACCGCCAAGCAGACCCGGATCGCGGCCAAGGTCAACGGCTGGATCGACGGCTGCGCAGCCAAGGGCTACCAGGGCATCGAGCCGGACAACTACGACAGCTACAGCCGCTCGAAGAACCTGATCACCACCGGCCAGGCCAAGGCGTACCTGAAACTCCTGGCCACCCACGCGCACACGAAGAACCTCGCCATCGCCCAGAAGAACACCGTGGAACTGGCCGGTTCGCGTCAGTCGGTCGGCCTGGACTTCGCGGTCGCCGAGGAATGCGGTCAGTACGACGAGTGCGGCGACTACACCGCTGCCTTCGGCAACAACGTGATCGTGATCGAGTACACCGACAGCGGCCGGAAGAAGGCCTGCAGCGGTTTCGGCACCAGGTTGAGCATCGTGCAGCGCGACGTGGACGTCTCCGTCCCCGGCGACAGCGGCTACGTCCGCAAGACCTGCTGA
- a CDS encoding extracellular solute-binding protein, translated as MKRKVTSVLLALGLAGTAAACGGGGGGSSDAAAQAKGPITVWYSNNAEEVAWAKQMVASWNSAHADQKVTGQEIPTGKSSEEVIGAAITAGNAPCLIFNTSPASVSQFQKQGGLVALDSFSDGKSYIEERSGKVAQQYKSTDGKYYQLPWKANPVMIFYNKKAFAKAGIDTAKPPLSTYDEFLATSKKVVAAGGAKFAIYPAPSNEFFQSWFDFYPLFAAETGGKQLIADGKSQFASEEGKKVAAFWRTLYADKLASQEKYNGDSFVDGKAAMAIVGPWAIATYKGKVEWGAVPVPTSAGKPAAETYTFSDAKNVAMYSACKNRGTAWDVLKFATSKEQDGKFLQATGQMPLRDGVSTAYPEYFAKNPDYKGFADQAARTVEVPNVPNSITIWQTFRDAWSKSVIFGQQDPGAALDGAVQKVDQLASGS; from the coding sequence ATGAAGCGAAAAGTCACATCCGTCCTGCTCGCGCTGGGACTGGCCGGTACCGCGGCCGCCTGTGGCGGTGGCGGTGGCGGCAGCTCCGACGCAGCCGCGCAGGCCAAGGGACCGATCACGGTCTGGTACTCCAACAACGCCGAGGAAGTCGCCTGGGCCAAGCAGATGGTCGCCTCCTGGAACTCCGCGCACGCGGACCAGAAGGTGACCGGCCAGGAGATCCCGACCGGCAAGTCGTCCGAGGAGGTCATCGGTGCCGCGATCACGGCCGGGAACGCGCCCTGCCTGATCTTCAACACCTCGCCGGCGTCGGTCTCGCAGTTCCAGAAGCAGGGTGGCCTGGTGGCGCTCGACAGCTTCTCCGACGGCAAGTCGTACATCGAGGAACGCAGCGGCAAGGTCGCGCAGCAGTACAAGTCGACCGACGGCAAGTACTACCAGCTGCCGTGGAAGGCCAACCCGGTGATGATCTTCTACAACAAGAAGGCGTTCGCCAAGGCCGGGATCGACACCGCCAAGCCGCCGCTGTCGACGTACGACGAATTCCTCGCCACCTCGAAGAAGGTCGTCGCCGCGGGCGGCGCGAAGTTCGCGATCTATCCCGCGCCGAGCAACGAGTTCTTCCAGTCCTGGTTCGACTTCTATCCGCTGTTCGCGGCCGAGACCGGTGGCAAGCAGTTGATTGCCGACGGCAAGTCTCAGTTCGCCTCGGAGGAGGGCAAGAAGGTCGCGGCGTTCTGGCGGACCCTGTACGCCGACAAGCTGGCCTCCCAGGAGAAGTACAACGGCGACTCGTTCGTCGACGGCAAGGCCGCGATGGCGATCGTGGGACCGTGGGCGATCGCGACGTACAAGGGCAAGGTCGAGTGGGGCGCCGTGCCGGTGCCGACGTCGGCGGGCAAGCCGGCCGCCGAGACTTACACGTTCAGTGACGCGAAGAACGTCGCGATGTACTCCGCGTGCAAGAACCGTGGTACCGCGTGGGACGTGCTGAAGTTCGCCACCAGCAAGGAGCAGGACGGCAAGTTCCTGCAGGCGACCGGCCAGATGCCGCTCCGCGACGGGGTGTCCACCGCCTACCCGGAGTACTTCGCCAAGAACCCTGACTACAAGGGGTTCGCCGACCAGGCGGCCCGTACGGTCGAGGTGCCGAACGTCCCGAACTCCATCACGATCTGGCAGACCTTCCGCGACGCCTGGTCGAAGTCGGTCATCTTCGGACAGCAGGATCCAGGTGCGGCACTCGACGGAGCAGTCCAGAAGGTCGATCAGCTCGCCTCCGGATCATGA
- a CDS encoding ABC transporter substrate-binding protein produces the protein MSSPSRRDVLRAAAVLAAAGTLGACGKSGNDGAGADGVVTIDLWHGQVDTGKKAIDALVNEFNKTHPKIKVVGGGGGVTADSMLQKVTAGLAAGSFPDIAYIFGSDLASMTRSPQVADLTSAVDLKDYWPAARDAVTVQGKVRAMPALVDSLCVVYNKKLFAAAGVPVPKAGWTWDDFIATAQKLTNPGKGVFGTGWPGVGDEDTVWRLWPMIWDLGGDVVSADGKTVGFDKVGEQALGTLDRLRTDKSLYVDPKPGGEQLYQVFLGGRMGMVATGPWQLPDVIDKGLDYGVAPLPSYSGKPLTISGPDTWTVFDNGSAKVKAATEFLTWLTNPQQDVRWDIQGGSLPLTTASAALPEWKKHATSTTGLQVFVDSLETARVRPTITAYPKISQQLGQAIVAVLLGKKSPADALKDCVEQSNSILAVPN, from the coding sequence ATGTCATCACCATCCCGTCGCGACGTCCTGCGCGCGGCCGCCGTCCTCGCCGCTGCCGGCACCCTCGGCGCCTGTGGCAAGTCCGGGAACGACGGAGCCGGCGCCGACGGCGTCGTCACGATCGATCTCTGGCACGGCCAGGTCGACACCGGCAAGAAGGCGATCGATGCCTTGGTCAACGAGTTCAACAAGACCCATCCCAAGATCAAGGTGGTCGGTGGTGGTGGCGGGGTGACCGCCGACAGCATGCTGCAGAAGGTCACTGCGGGGCTGGCGGCCGGGTCCTTCCCGGACATCGCGTACATCTTCGGCTCGGATCTGGCCAGCATGACCCGCAGTCCCCAGGTGGCCGACCTGACCTCGGCCGTGGATCTCAAGGACTACTGGCCGGCCGCGAGGGACGCGGTGACCGTGCAGGGCAAGGTGCGCGCGATGCCGGCCCTGGTCGACTCGCTCTGCGTTGTCTACAACAAGAAGCTCTTCGCGGCGGCCGGGGTGCCGGTGCCGAAGGCGGGCTGGACCTGGGACGACTTCATCGCCACCGCGCAGAAGCTCACCAATCCAGGGAAGGGCGTCTTCGGCACCGGCTGGCCGGGCGTCGGCGACGAGGACACCGTCTGGCGGCTGTGGCCGATGATCTGGGACCTCGGCGGTGACGTCGTCAGCGCGGACGGCAAGACCGTCGGTTTCGACAAGGTCGGCGAGCAGGCACTCGGCACGCTCGACCGCTTGCGCACCGACAAGTCCCTGTACGTCGACCCGAAGCCCGGTGGCGAGCAGCTCTACCAGGTCTTCCTCGGTGGCCGGATGGGAATGGTTGCCACCGGCCCCTGGCAGCTCCCCGACGTGATCGACAAGGGCCTCGACTACGGCGTCGCCCCGCTCCCCTCGTACTCCGGTAAGCCGCTGACGATCTCCGGGCCGGACACCTGGACCGTGTTCGACAACGGCTCCGCGAAGGTCAAGGCCGCGACCGAGTTCCTCACCTGGCTGACGAATCCCCAGCAGGACGTGCGTTGGGACATCCAAGGTGGCAGCCTCCCCCTGACCACCGCGTCGGCCGCACTGCCCGAGTGGAAGAAGCACGCCACCAGTACTACGGGGTTGCAGGTCTTCGTGGATTCGCTCGAGACCGCCCGGGTCCGGCCGACCATCACGGCGTACCCGAAGATCTCCCAGCAACTCGGCCAGGCGATCGTCGCGGTCCTGCTGGGCAAGAAGTCACCGGCCGACGCGCTGAAGGACTGCGTCGAGCAGTCCAACTCCATCCTGGCTGTGCCGAACTGA
- a CDS encoding carbohydrate ABC transporter permease has protein sequence MASVVGTFTIDPRARRAAAKRRTRGEGATAWAFVSPSVLIILGLSIVPVLWSLLLSFQVNDLVSPSRWVGFANYKALSADPAFQAAVEHTLVYTALYVPLSVVGGLGIALMLDRQIRFISIYRTLVFVPFVVSAAAQGVLFSFVLDPEFGAANSVLHKFGLPAQGFFSDPGQALYLLVAISLWSGTGFCVIVYLAALQGVPGELVEAARIDGAGRAGVLRHVVLPTLTPVTVFLALFQVINALQVFDLVFVTTKGGPLGSTTVIVYFIWEKAFKSFTAGYSAAAAYALAVALLLAGLALQLYQRRRKGVR, from the coding sequence ATGGCCAGCGTCGTCGGCACGTTCACGATCGATCCACGAGCCCGGCGGGCCGCGGCGAAGCGTCGTACCAGGGGTGAAGGGGCGACCGCCTGGGCGTTCGTCAGTCCGTCGGTGCTGATCATCCTCGGGCTCAGCATCGTGCCGGTGCTGTGGTCGTTGTTGCTGTCGTTCCAGGTCAACGACCTCGTCTCGCCGAGCCGGTGGGTCGGATTCGCCAACTACAAGGCATTGTCCGCCGACCCGGCGTTCCAGGCGGCGGTCGAGCACACCTTGGTCTACACGGCGCTGTACGTTCCGCTCAGCGTCGTCGGCGGGCTGGGGATCGCCTTGATGCTGGACCGGCAGATCCGGTTCATCAGCATCTACCGCACGCTGGTGTTCGTGCCGTTCGTGGTGTCGGCGGCAGCGCAGGGCGTGCTGTTCTCGTTCGTGCTCGACCCGGAGTTCGGGGCGGCGAACTCGGTGCTGCACAAGTTCGGCCTGCCTGCGCAAGGGTTCTTCAGCGATCCCGGCCAGGCGCTCTACCTGCTGGTCGCGATCTCGTTGTGGAGCGGGACCGGCTTCTGTGTGATCGTCTATCTCGCTGCCCTGCAAGGGGTTCCGGGCGAGTTGGTCGAGGCGGCCAGGATCGACGGAGCAGGACGAGCCGGCGTACTGCGGCATGTGGTGCTGCCGACGCTCACTCCGGTCACCGTGTTTCTCGCGCTGTTTCAGGTGATCAACGCGTTGCAGGTGTTCGATCTGGTCTTCGTCACCACCAAGGGCGGCCCGCTGGGATCGACGACGGTGATCGTCTACTTCATCTGGGAGAAGGCGTTCAAGAGCTTCACGGCCGGCTACAGCGCCGCGGCGGCGTACGCGTTGGCTGTCGCACTACTGCTCGCTGGACTGGCTCTGCAGTTGTACCAGCGCCGACGGAAGGGGGTCCGATGA